One Fusobacterium sp. FSA-380-WT-3A DNA window includes the following coding sequences:
- a CDS encoding class I SAM-dependent DNA methyltransferase has protein sequence MKKFEELKLEYNIFHKNDKYINCFLPTHLTIGKIETNLLKKNGEYNEQYYKWEFLNCFVGASLCSKDYIGTEIHLPKGNKNSAMIKIDAAIFDDKTWYEHYQALHTKKDNSRWDELNWLKEHLLCALEFKKEGSKDIKGVFTSQLKAYMNESTKNTVFGILYDEGRLYLFKSNGKNYYRLSDEFNNENSKGKLEPTFDIPDGYDNLLSFDEMVKYDISTKDIVDYSKRKIEDLSIISKTDSKRLNDALYQILHTMDKCSLVNQKGYDILIQLLALKIYDEKNNFSDLKYYINPKEALYERISDDGLQEFLKRIERIRLKAKSQYKKILNENYFDSTNENQIKIVIEIVRQFQNYSFTNSQRNNLYQLVFHRFASQYSKADNAQFVTPLQIIDFIVDMVNPKHNESIIDPTVGIADFLSVSYVKSNGTLDDRNFYGLDIDENMVKLATLNMLLNGDGNAKIEVQSDGLGSIKTKFDDEGNFISLIPKSEKQEQNYNGNWDNRVDGKNLKKFDIVLTNPPFGKARSWVPNEAEKAIAECYELWNRYNQNEIDMGVIFLENAVRILNENGRMAIVLSNSIASIEAHKEARKWLCNNMRIVAIIDLPANIFAEAGVSPTIIIAYKPSSSELEKLKAENYQVFSKQIKKVGYEVKTKNKVKCFETKYKINPETFEKEINNDGTPRLDEEFSETIFTFKQWCNKQEETLKKLFL, from the coding sequence ATGAAAAAATTTGAAGAGTTAAAATTAGAATATAATATTTTTCATAAAAATGATAAATATATAAATTGTTTTTTACCAACACATTTAACTATTGGAAAAATAGAAACTAATCTTTTAAAGAAAAATGGAGAGTATAATGAACAATATTATAAATGGGAATTTTTGAATTGCTTTGTAGGTGCTAGTTTATGTTCAAAAGATTATATAGGAACAGAGATACACTTGCCAAAAGGAAATAAAAATTCGGCTATGATAAAAATAGATGCAGCAATTTTTGATGATAAGACTTGGTATGAGCATTATCAAGCCTTACATACTAAAAAAGATAATTCTAGATGGGATGAGTTAAATTGGTTAAAAGAACATCTTCTTTGTGCCTTAGAATTTAAAAAAGAAGGATCAAAAGATATAAAAGGTGTTTTTACAAGTCAATTAAAAGCATATATGAATGAATCTACAAAAAATACTGTTTTTGGAATATTATATGATGAAGGAAGATTGTATTTATTTAAATCAAATGGAAAAAATTATTATCGTTTAAGTGATGAATTTAATAATGAAAACAGTAAAGGAAAATTAGAACCAACTTTTGATATACCAGATGGATATGATAATTTATTAAGTTTTGATGAAATGGTAAAATATGATATTTCAACTAAAGATATTGTTGATTATTCTAAAAGGAAAATAGAGGATTTAAGTATTATATCTAAAACTGATTCAAAACGTTTAAATGACGCACTTTATCAAATTTTACATACTATGGATAAATGTAGTTTAGTAAATCAAAAAGGTTACGATATTTTAATTCAATTATTAGCTCTTAAAATTTATGATGAAAAAAATAATTTTTCTGATTTAAAATATTATATAAATCCTAAAGAAGCTTTGTATGAAAGAATTTCAGATGATGGTCTTCAAGAATTTTTAAAAAGAATAGAAAGAATAAGATTAAAAGCTAAGTCACAATATAAAAAAATACTGAATGAAAATTATTTTGATAGCACAAATGAAAATCAAATAAAAATAGTAATAGAAATAGTTAGACAATTTCAAAATTATAGTTTCACAAATTCTCAAAGGAATAATTTATATCAACTTGTTTTTCATCGTTTTGCTTCTCAATATAGTAAAGCTGATAATGCTCAATTTGTTACACCACTTCAAATAATAGATTTTATTGTTGATATGGTTAATCCTAAACATAATGAAAGTATTATAGATCCAACTGTAGGAATTGCAGATTTTCTATCAGTTTCCTATGTAAAATCAAATGGAACATTAGACGATCGAAATTTTTATGGACTTGACATAGATGAAAATATGGTAAAATTAGCAACTTTAAATATGTTACTTAATGGAGATGGAAACGCTAAAATAGAAGTTCAAAGTGATGGTTTAGGATCTATAAAAACCAAATTTGATGATGAGGGAAATTTTATCTCACTAATTCCTAAATCAGAAAAACAAGAACAGAATTATAACGGAAATTGGGATAATAGAGTAGATGGAAAAAATTTAAAGAAGTTTGATATAGTTTTAACAAATCCTCCTTTTGGTAAAGCTCGTTCTTGGGTTCCAAATGAAGCAGAGAAAGCGATTGCTGAATGTTATGAACTTTGGAATAGATATAATCAAAATGAAATAGATATGGGAGTAATTTTTTTAGAGAATGCTGTTAGAATTTTAAATGAAAATGGAAGAATGGCCATTGTTTTATCAAATTCAATTGCATCAATAGAAGCTCACAAAGAGGCAAGAAAATGGTTGTGTAATAACATGAGAATAGTTGCTATTATAGATTTACCTGCAAATATTTTTGCTGAAGCAGGAGTGTCACCAACCATAATAATAGCATATAAACCTTCTTCTAGTGAACTAGAAAAATTAAAAGCTGAAAATTATCAAGTTTTTTCAAAACAAATTAAAAAGGTTGGTTATGAAGTAAAAACTAAAAATAAAGTAAAATGTTTTGAAACAAAGTATAAAATAAATCCAGAAACTTTTGAAAAAGAAATAAACAATGATGGAACTCCTAGATTAGATGAAGAGTTTTCTGAAACAATTTTTACTTTTAAACAATGGTGTAATAAACAAGAAGAAACATTAAAAAAATTATTTTTATGA
- a CDS encoding ATP-binding protein: MLKRKVYSSLLEWKEKSQGKTALLIDGARRIGKSYLCEEFGKNEYKSYLIIDFGNISKEIVDLFENESSNLDLFFIKLSAFYGVQLFRRESLIVFDEVQQFPKARQLIKYLVKDGRYDYIETGSLLSLKRNTENIILPSEEKHIQMYPLDFEEFLWALGDTTTIPFLKMCFDEKKPLGQALHRKVMNDFRQYILVGGMPQAVNEYIATKDFANVDEIKRDILTLYRNDISKFAKGYENKVISIFDEIPSQLSKKEKKYNLSSISKEARYREYEDSFMWLNDAMIVNPCYNSTDPNVGLSLNSDYSTRKCYMMDTGLLVTQTFMDGSYTDNEIYKAVLFNKLNINEGMIMENIVAQILRTNGHKLFFYSRYDKEKKENNMEIDFLIKDKKNIKKLAVIEVKSSTYRKHSSLDKFRKKYGERINNSYILYQKDLMIKDGVIHLPIYMGIFL, encoded by the coding sequence ATGCTTAAAAGAAAAGTATACAGTTCTTTACTTGAATGGAAAGAAAAATCACAAGGAAAGACAGCATTACTTATAGATGGTGCAAGAAGAATAGGAAAAAGCTATCTTTGTGAAGAGTTTGGAAAAAATGAGTATAAAAGTTATCTAATTATTGATTTTGGAAATATTTCAAAAGAAATAGTTGATTTATTTGAAAATGAAAGTAGTAATTTAGATTTATTTTTTATAAAATTATCAGCTTTTTATGGAGTACAACTTTTTAGAAGAGAAAGCTTAATTGTTTTTGATGAGGTTCAACAATTTCCAAAAGCAAGACAATTAATAAAATATCTAGTAAAAGATGGAAGATATGATTATATAGAAACAGGTTCTCTATTATCACTTAAAAGAAATACAGAAAATATAATACTTCCATCAGAAGAGAAACATATTCAAATGTACCCACTTGATTTTGAAGAATTTTTATGGGCATTAGGAGATACTACAACAATTCCATTTTTAAAAATGTGTTTTGATGAAAAAAAGCCATTAGGACAAGCATTACATAGAAAAGTAATGAATGATTTTAGACAGTATATTTTAGTTGGAGGAATGCCACAAGCTGTAAATGAGTATATTGCTACAAAAGATTTTGCTAATGTTGATGAAATAAAAAGAGATATTTTAACTTTATATAGAAATGATATAAGTAAATTTGCTAAAGGATATGAAAATAAAGTAATATCTATTTTTGATGAGATTCCAAGCCAACTATCTAAAAAAGAGAAGAAATATAATCTAAGTTCTATATCAAAAGAAGCTAGATATAGAGAGTATGAGGATTCTTTTATGTGGTTAAATGATGCTATGATTGTTAATCCTTGTTACAATTCAACAGACCCAAATGTAGGACTTAGTCTAAATAGTGATTATTCTACTAGAAAATGTTATATGATGGATACAGGACTTCTTGTTACTCAAACTTTTATGGATGGAAGTTATACTGATAATGAGATTTATAAGGCTGTTCTCTTTAATAAGTTGAATATAAATGAAGGAATGATTATGGAGAATATTGTAGCTCAAATATTGAGAACAAATGGACATAAACTATTTTTCTATTCAAGATATGATAAAGAAAAAAAAGAAAATAATATGGAGATAGATTTTCTTATAAAAGATAAGAAAAATATAAAAAAACTAGCAGTTATAGAGGTTAAATCATCTACTTATAGAAAACATTCTTCTCTTGATAAATTTAGAAAGAAGTATGGTGAAAGGATAAATAACTCATATATCTTGTATCAAAAAGACTTGATGATAAAAGATGGAGTTATTCATTTACCGATTTATATGGGAATATTTTTATAG
- a CDS encoding M48 family metalloprotease, which yields MKNKININTQKIKTKFEGVDIALIIINIILNIIALFIILLMPLSYVPNGEYLIVILSIFIPIVLTLLGFSTKFQELVGSITIPNQRGLYREEREFLFPIIKNVITRINNEYDLDLNINDYVFKVFIDQSFNAFALGNRNIYVSEGFLYGNLVNEKEMEAILAHEFAHLIKKDTVFLSAVVSCNFIMRCVGYLCTLIIGAGTRVKNKKDASILPILALIFYIIFVKLLSDGLFRLILMFKSRKEEYRCDAFSASLGYTEELKGFFKKLERMEIGSNINFIKILYSTHPKTVDRILALESL from the coding sequence ATGAAAAATAAAATTAATATAAATACCCAAAAAATTAAAACTAAATTTGAAGGAGTAGATATAGCATTAATAATAATTAATATTATATTAAACATAATAGCATTATTTATTATATTATTAATGCCACTTTCATATGTTCCGAATGGAGAATATCTTATTGTGATTTTATCAATATTTATACCAATTGTTTTAACTTTATTAGGATTTTCAACAAAATTCCAAGAATTAGTAGGAAGTATTACTATTCCAAATCAAAGAGGATTATATAGAGAAGAAAGAGAATTTTTATTTCCTATTATAAAAAATGTGATTACTAGAATTAATAATGAATATGATTTAGATTTAAATATAAATGATTATGTTTTCAAAGTGTTTATAGATCAATCGTTTAATGCATTTGCTTTAGGGAATAGAAATATCTATGTTTCAGAAGGATTTTTATATGGAAATTTAGTAAATGAAAAAGAAATGGAAGCAATACTAGCTCATGAATTTGCTCATTTGATAAAAAAAGATACTGTTTTTTTATCAGCAGTTGTTAGTTGTAATTTTATAATGCGATGTGTAGGATATTTATGTACTTTGATAATAGGAGCTGGTACAAGAGTAAAAAATAAAAAAGATGCAAGTATACTTCCAATACTCGCTTTAATATTTTATATTATTTTTGTGAAATTATTATCTGATGGATTGTTTAGATTAATTTTGATGTTTAAAAGTAGAAAAGAAGAATATAGATGTGATGCTTTTTCTGCCAGTTTAGGATATACAGAAGAATTAAAAGGATTCTTTAAAAAATTAGAGAGAATGGAAATTGGATCTAATATTAACTTTATAAAAATCTTATATTCTACTCATCCAAAAACAGTAGATAGGATTTTAGCATTAGAAAGTTTATGA
- a CDS encoding zinc ribbon domain-containing protein, which yields MLQVNYDSLNKQNFLGIVYIIIGSILMILTLLIFLGEEIGIATFFGIISLVLLGIGFFKRNLFKSADQYIVMINGGCLDLEEISKKRNKNLKDVEEEIEAFIKNGIFINIYYDKEENKIKEILYEKSSKNDQIIKIDKCPGCGAQVDINKSKFCEFCGRKLI from the coding sequence ATGTTACAAGTAAATTATGACTCTTTAAATAAGCAAAATTTTCTAGGAATAGTTTATATTATTATTGGTAGTATTTTGATGATATTGACTCTTTTAATTTTTTTAGGAGAAGAAATAGGAATTGCAACATTTTTTGGAATTATTTCTTTAGTTTTATTAGGAATAGGTTTTTTTAAAAGAAATTTATTTAAAAGTGCTGATCAATATATAGTAATGATAAATGGGGGATGTTTAGATTTAGAAGAAATTTCTAAAAAAAGAAATAAAAATTTAAAAGATGTTGAAGAAGAAATAGAGGCATTTATAAAAAATGGAATTTTTATAAATATCTATTATGATAAAGAAGAAAATAAAATAAAAGAAATATTATATGAGAAATCTTCTAAAAATGATCAAATAATAAAAATAGATAAATGTCCTGGATGTGGAGCACAAGTAGATATTAATAAAAGTAAATTTTGTGAATTTTGTGGAAGAAAATTAATTTAA
- a CDS encoding SPFH domain-containing protein: MSIVDVVKYNGNINEFIWKYPSDEVGTWTQLIVNETQEAILVKDGKICDIFQGGKYTLETKNIPILNKIINLPFGNESPFKVEIWYVNKRVNLDIKWGTPTPIQLQDPKYGIFIPVRSFGQFGIKIENSKDFFLKLIGTKNSFDRNEINNFFRGIYLSKIKDVISSYVVNKKISILEINAYINELSDYIQKIVKPLFEEYGISLVNFYINDINVPEEDQGVKRLKEALAKRAEMNIVGYNYLQERSFDTLEGAAKNNANGVASNFIGAGIGMAMGVGMGDAFNKSFNSNITSINEVEKKEELVICKNCGTKILKGIKFCPNCGTLQFKKCKNCGKIQENENAKFCSECGTPLGKYCNKCKISLPENTKFCPECGSKIE; the protein is encoded by the coding sequence ATGAGTATAGTAGATGTTGTAAAATATAATGGAAATATAAATGAATTTATTTGGAAATATCCTTCAGATGAAGTAGGAACTTGGACTCAGTTGATAGTTAATGAAACTCAAGAAGCTATATTAGTTAAAGATGGAAAGATTTGTGATATATTTCAAGGAGGAAAATATACATTAGAAACTAAAAATATACCCATTTTAAATAAAATAATAAATTTACCTTTTGGAAATGAATCTCCATTTAAGGTAGAAATTTGGTATGTCAATAAAAGGGTAAATTTAGATATAAAATGGGGAACTCCTACTCCTATTCAACTTCAAGATCCTAAATATGGAATTTTTATACCTGTTCGTTCTTTTGGTCAGTTTGGAATAAAAATAGAAAATTCAAAAGACTTTTTTTTGAAATTAATTGGAACTAAAAATAGCTTTGATAGAAATGAAATTAATAATTTTTTTAGAGGAATTTATTTATCAAAGATAAAAGATGTTATATCCTCATATGTAGTTAATAAAAAGATAAGTATTTTAGAAATAAACGCTTATATAAATGAATTATCAGATTATATTCAAAAAATAGTGAAACCATTATTTGAGGAGTATGGCATTTCATTAGTAAATTTTTATATTAATGATATAAATGTTCCAGAAGAAGATCAAGGAGTAAAAAGATTAAAAGAAGCATTAGCAAAAAGAGCAGAGATGAATATAGTTGGGTATAATTATTTACAAGAAAGATCATTTGATACATTAGAGGGAGCAGCTAAAAATAATGCAAATGGAGTTGCTTCTAATTTTATAGGAGCTGGAATTGGAATGGCTATGGGTGTTGGAATGGGAGATGCTTTTAATAAAAGTTTTAATTCTAATATTACTTCAATTAATGAAGTTGAGAAAAAAGAGGAACTTGTAATATGTAAAAATTGTGGAACTAAAATTTTAAAGGGGATAAAGTTTTGTCCGAATTGTGGAACTTTACAATTTAAAAAATGTAAAAATTGTGGAAAAATTCAAGAGAATGAAAATGCTAAATTTTGTTCTGAATGTGGAACTCCTTTAGGAAAATATTGTAATAAATGTAAAATTAGTTTACCAGAGAATACAAAATTTTGTCCTGAATGTGGAAGTAAAATAGAATAG
- a CDS encoding RadC family protein, translated as MEKILKFLKCKDVDEVVYKMKSYEINEEIEELKNLIYIIGKEKLKNKDFTRIRTMRELIEFLNINIGIKNNEEFKVFFLDCDNKLLGEKTLFQGTVDKSVVYPRLIVEEALKYPTKGIVISHNHPSGDVTPSVKDKEVTQAIKETLKNLNMSLVDHVIVGQGNHYSFLDNGIL; from the coding sequence ATGGAAAAGATATTAAAATTTTTAAAATGTAAAGATGTAGATGAAGTAGTTTATAAGATGAAAAGCTATGAAATCAATGAGGAAATAGAGGAACTAAAAAATCTTATATATATCATAGGAAAAGAAAAATTAAAAAATAAAGACTTCACAAGAATAAGAACAATGCGAGAACTAATAGAATTTTTAAATATTAATATAGGAATAAAGAATAATGAAGAATTTAAAGTATTCTTCCTAGATTGTGATAATAAACTTTTAGGAGAGAAAACACTATTTCAAGGAACAGTAGATAAAAGTGTAGTATATCCAAGATTAATAGTAGAAGAAGCATTAAAATATCCTACAAAGGGAATAGTAATATCCCATAACCATCCTAGTGGAGATGTAACACCAAGTGTAAAAGATAAAGAGGTAACCCAAGCAATTAAAGAAACACTAAAAAACTTAAATATGAGCTTAGTAGACCATGTGATAGTAGGACAAGGAAATCATTATAGCTTCTTAGATAATGGAATATTATAA